The Chionomys nivalis chromosome Y, mChiNiv1.1, whole genome shotgun sequence genome includes a window with the following:
- the LOC130868825 gene encoding RNA-binding motif protein, Y chromosome, family 1 member B-like yields MAEADQPGKIFIGGLNIETKQKTLQIVFGRFGPMAQVILMKDRETKKSRGFAFITFQHPLDAKNAIREMNGVSLDGKKIKVEQASRPSLESGSRWRPPPISRGRGYSRILKCGRRQSSRARSHPSHEEHLDDCGYTPDFNMSSWRHFAVKRSLSSKNEGPSLKRSTLSALTRSSTGLRGQEPHGREISRNVPRKETLSSRRDDYLLPRDYGHSSKDREYASTSRGYRYRNYDFFSSQDEHTSKVFSEHAGYSGGQDKDYSEYSSGSSYRDTYEKYGSFCVAPSARGTYRGNNRYDDYRGSRDGYSGSQENHSSSRSDTYSRGYEHSSRQGTHPPFDREYLEHGSRQEREHSSMDRLYMPSHESYSSSSRFKLYWRSWRK; encoded by the exons ATGGCAGAAGCTGATCAGCCTGGGAAAATTTTCATAGGAGGCCTCAACATTGAgaccaaacaaaaaactcttcaAATAGTATTTGGAAGATTTGGACCCATGGCACAAG TTATTTTGATGAAAGATCGGGAAACTAAGAAGTCTAGAGGCTTTGCTTTCATTACTTTTCAACATCCTCTAGATGCGAAGAATGCTATCAGAGAAATGAATGGAGTG TCTttggatggaaaaaaaattaaagtagagCAAGCCAGCAGACCATCACTTGAAAGTGGTAGTCGGTGGAGACCACCACCcatttcaagaggcagaggctatTCAAGGATTTTGAAATGTGGAAGAAGACAAAGTAGCAGAGCAAGAAGTCACCCTTCACATGAAGAACATTTGG ATGATTGTGGATATACTCCTGATTTCAACATGAGTTCTTGGAGACACTTTGCAGTTAAAAGAAGTTTATCTTCGAAAAATGAAGGTCCTTCTCTTAAAAGATCTACTCTTTCTGCTCTGACAAGAAGCAGTACTGGACTGAGAGGACAGG AACCACATGGTCGAGAGATTTCTAGAAATGTGCCAAGAAAAGAGACACTGTCTTCCAGAAGAGATGACTACCTGTTACCAAGGGATTATGGACACTCTTCTAAAGACAg A GAATATGCATCAACATCTAGAGGATACAGATACCGTAATTATGACTTTTTCAGCTCTCAGGATGAACACACATCTAAAGTCTTCAG TGAACATGCTGGCTATAGTGGAGGACAGGATAAAGATTATTCTGAATATTCTAGTGGAAGCTCATACAGAGATACCTATGAAAAGTATG gaagcttctgtgTGGCACCATCCGCAAGAGGGACTTACAGGGGAAACAACCGCTATGATGACTATCGTGGCTCACGAGATGGATATAGTGGAAGCCAAGAAAATCACTCAAGCAGCAGAAGTGATACATACTCAAGGGGTTATGAACATAGCAGTAGGCAAGGAACTCATCCACCTTTTGATAGGGAATATCTTGAGCATGGGAGCAGACAAGAACGAGAGCATTCATCTATGGATAGGCTGTATATGCCATCTCATGAGTCATACAGTAGTAGTTCAAGGTTTAAGCTTTATTGGAGGTCGTGGAGAAAGTAG